The proteins below come from a single Magallana gigas chromosome 10, xbMagGiga1.1, whole genome shotgun sequence genomic window:
- the LOC117683836 gene encoding tripartite motif-containing protein 2-like, with product MDPRRSAQDVLRCDLCETPVPPMYCDICLIHLCKACVGEHLSEFAKEHKIVPYEKRGSTTNCPNHSSKICELYCEQCNIPICAECTSSTKHQGHTFVYIVKVIEEQRSVLQKDLQELDKLIFPKYQEIASSIPVQKANLDKTSQKIALDITKHGEEMYREIDVIIKKLKSDLDKMDSKYLTVLNKHEDEIKHMLSDITQTIADLRKLINSNDVGLVSAYKSRNAEFRRLPPKLTVTLSTFSPKKIDKHQIYEHFGSLSELSIETKEQKYTKDSASTEHSTPERSLIDVPQIITEIKTNLQYVASVSCLSDEDIWIRGNSSNILNLYNLQRGLLKSIQTKSGNWANDIAVTGNGDLVYTDKTNRTVNIVKNKEIETVVTLQGWTPRGVCSTSCGDILVAMNNDNWETPSKVVRYSGSTEKQSIQFSDNGQAIYSLGGYAKYISENRNLDICVSDCKAHAVVVVNQAGKLRFTYNGNPSTTNVSLYPYGITTDSQSHILIADLDNNRIHIIDKDGQFLRFIDNCHLKKPFGLCVDTRDNLFVAENDACKVKKIQYYM from the coding sequence ATGGACCCTCGACGTAgcgcccaggatgtgttacggtgtgaTCTCTGTGAGACACCGGTTCCCCCTATGTACTGCGACATTTGCCtgatacatctgtgtaaagcatGTGTTGGGGAACATCTCTCCGAGTTTGCCAAAGAACACAAAATTGTACCATATGAAAAGCGAGGATCTACAACTAATTGCCCAAATCATTCCTCTAAAATATGTGAACTTTACTGTGAACAATGCAACATTCCAATCTGCGCGGAGTGCACTTCTTCCACAAAACATCAAGGTCATACATTTGTCTACATCGTGAAAGTTATTGAAGAACAAAGGTCAGTATTACAGAAAGATCTACAAGAattagataaattaattttccCCAAATATCAAGAGATTGCATCAAGTATTCCGGTTCAGAAAGCTAATCTTGATAAAACCTCACAGAAAATTGCCTTGGATATCACCAAACATGGAGAAGAAATGTACAGGGAAATAGATGTAATTATCAAGAAACTAAAATCTGATCTTGATAAAATGGACTCCAAATATCTTACTGTCCTAAATAAACATGAAGATGAAATCAAACATATGCTGTCTGATATCACACAGACAATCGCAGATCTgagaaaattgataaattcaaatgacgtggGCCTTGtatctgcctacaaatccagaaATGCGGAATTCCGAAGATTGCCACCTAAACTGACGGTCACTTTATCAACCTTTTCTCCTAAGAAAATTGACAAACACCAAATATACGAACACTTTGGCTCTCTATCAGAATTATCTATCgaaacaaaagaacaaaaatacaCAAAGGATTCTGCGAGTACTGAACACTCTACACCAGAGAGGTCCCTTATTGATGTGCCACAGATCATCACAGAGATAAAGACCAATCTTCAATATGTTGCATctgtgtcctgtctgagtgatgaggaCATCTGGATTAGGGGTAACAGCAGCAACATTTTGAACCTGTACAACCTCCAGAGAGGGCTACTGAAGTCtatccaaaccaagtcagggaactgGGCAAACGACATAGCGGTGACAGGAAACGGGGATCTAGTATATACTGATAAAACaaatagaactgtgaacatagtgaagaataaagAAATAGAGACAGTGGTCACACTTCAGGGATGGACACCTCgaggtgtctgtagtacctcctgtGGAGATATTCTGGTTGCTATGAACAATGATAATTGGGAAACACCatcaaaagttgtgcgttattCTGGTTCCACTGAAAAACAAAGTATACAGTTCTCTGACAATGGACAAGCTATCTATTCATTAGGTGGCTATGCTAAATACATCAGCGAAAACAGGAATCTAGACATATGTGTGTCTGATTGTAAAGCCCATGCAGTAGTGGTTGTCAATCAGGCTGGAAAACTACGGTTTACATACAATGGCAACCCATCTACTACCAATGTATCATTATACCCATATGGCATCACTACAGACAGCCAAAGTCATATCCTGATTGCAGATCTTGACAACAACCGTATCCACATAATCGATAAAGATGGACAATTCCTCCGAttcattgacaactgtcatttaaaGAAACCATTCGGTTTATGTGtagacaccagagacaacctctttgtggctgagaaTGATGcatgtaaagtaaagaaaattcaatattacatgtaa